The following coding sequences lie in one Labrus bergylta chromosome 13, fLabBer1.1, whole genome shotgun sequence genomic window:
- the scrn3 gene encoding secernin-3, whose product MQPSSCDTFVALPPSTQGQCIIFGKNSDRPCDEVQEVVYFPEKDYDAGEMVECTYIEIEQVAHTYAVALSKPAWLWGAEMGANELQLCIGNEAVWGRESADGDEALLGMDLVRLGLERADTAEKAVDVITELLEKYGQGGSCMEDESGFTYHNSFLISDRKEAWLLETSGKYWAAERVEAGHRNISNEYDITTKIDKEHPDMRDYAKNKGWWDGKTKFNFATVYSFATTGRIGASGSRYCEGKRMLEESNGHISAETMMDILRDKDSDINMEGMFMTTGSMVSVIPRDPALPGVHYFTATPDPERSVFKPFIFVNNINQLKETTSPSYGPDDPAKKKPRFQSKPNRKHKLFIKHELVAAIIDSYKDRGKKITESMRKLEKEKMTQMEEILSHGVKEPDLLVNLFSSSVKEELAVYSQK is encoded by the exons ATGCAGCCCTCCTCCTGCGACACCTTTGTGGCTCTGCCCCCCTCCACTCAGGGACAATGCATCATCTTTGGGAAAAACTCTGACAGGCCTTGTGATGAAGTTCAGGAGGTGGTGTATTTTCCTGAAAAAGACTATGATGCAGGGGAGATGGTGGAG TGTACATACATTGAGATTGAGCAGGTTGCCCATACCTATGCAGTTGCGCTGAGTAAACCTGCATGGCTGTGGGGTGCAGAGATGGGTGCAAATGAGCTTCAACTGTGTATTGGAAACGAGGCGGTGTGGGGCAGAGAGAGTGCCGATGGTGATGAAGCTCTCCTTGGCATGGATCTGGTCAG GCTTGGACTTGAGAGAGCTGATACTGCTGAGAAAGCTGTAGATGTTATTACTGAGCTGCTGGAGAAGTACGGCCAGGGAGGATCCTGCATGGAGGACGAGTCAGGCTTCAcctaccacaacagcttcctCATCTCAGACAGGAAGGAGGCATGGCTGCTGGAAACATCAGGGAAGTACTGGGCAGCAGAGAGAGTGGAAG CTGGACATCGTAACATCTCAAACGAGTACGACATAACAACCAAGATCGACAAGGAACATCCAGATATGAGGGACTATGCAAAAAACAAGGGCTGGTGGGATGGAAAGACAAAGTTCAACTTTGCCACGGTGTACTCCTTCGCGACTACAGGCAGAATAGGAGCGTCAGGGAGTCGATACTGCGAGGGGAAGCGGATGCTGGAAGAGAGCAACG GTCACATCAGTGCAGAGACTATGATGGATATCCTGAGGGATAAAGACAGTGACATCAACATGGAGGGCATGTTCATGACAACAGGCAGTATGGTGTCTGTGATACCCAGAGATCCTGCTCTACCTGGTGTTCACTATTTCACAGCAACTCCAGACCCCGAGAG GTCTGTCTTCAAACCTTTCATCTTTGTGAATAACATCAATCAGCTAAAGGAGACGACCTCTCCAAGTTACGGGCCAGACGACCCAGCGAAGAAGAAACCTCGCTTTCAGAGCAAGCCAAACCGCAAACACAAATTATTTATCAAACATGAACTTGTGGCTGCCATCATCGACTCCTACAAG gacagaggaaagaagatAACTGAAAGTATGAGGAAACTTGAGAAGGAAAAAATGACTCAAATGGAGGAAATCCTTTCACATGGGGTCAAGGAACCTGATCTGCTGGTGAATCTGTTTTCAAGCTCAGTGAAGGAGGAGTTGGCTGTGTACAGCCAGAAATGA
- the gpr155a gene encoding lysosomal cholesterol signaling protein isoform X1 translates to MMEVAGGTTNFNFSYEEEEDPDSSAVSGTMSIDRLFPALLECFGIILCGYIAGRANIITSTQAKGLGNFVSKFALPALLFKNMVLLDFGNVIWPFLWSILIAKVCVFFLVCVLTLVVASPDNRLSKAGIYSIFATQSNDFALGYPIVEALYQSTYPDYLQYIYLVAPVSLMILNPIGFVFCEIQKWKNQENHQQSKLLIMGLVVLKVLKNPIVFMVIIGLIAHFVLQQKIPAFMSQFVDGLANSFGGAALFYLGLSMVGQLRKLTRSTVVTLILLLTAKLLLMPLICKNMVDLLDRGNTSALNHSSLSNYAFIYGVFPTAPSVAIYAVYYNVELEVVTSGMVISTFLSAPIMYVSAWLLSIPWMDPQLLMNLLQSVTFDISIVSLVALVWTIAVMFLSKKFKRLPHMLTVNLFLAQFITCIAMILWNFVVKEDNFVGQVLTFTLLCTSLYSTYVWPGLIALSLVLMKSHDNLRVSPGMFGLVGWGVPALATAVLLISGEKMSDTIDSSFFYGKPQIICTSVIAALSILLGGGSLVCISRGSWAQNQHIQEGSSAEALVTEVEPEIENLFEPAPPSGELNRACLICDCAPAQAMPDMIISTTINNTARTPTGQCENSCESTDCLLVQVEELQQVADRQVARHVLLCLLLTVSLLANFFSCLWMLFNRLPGRLYLELQFFCAVANYGQGFLSFALFGLDKHLIILPFKKRFLRLWNRNKQEQQPQTDLSEDIRMTCTQFTKYHKDQCFHDIVQRRRCGKRTMVDCFLGCELVEWLQQVGLAQDVGEAVLYGTKLQQGGVLQHINQEHSFQDSSLYYRFLI, encoded by the exons ATGATGGAGGTGGCAGGCGGAACTACAAACTTCAACTTTTcatatgaggaggaggaggacccgGACTCTTCTGCTGTGTCAGGCACCATGAGCATTGACAGACTCTTCCCGGCTCTCTTGGAGTGCTTTGGGATAATATTATGTGGATACATCGCAGGGAGGGCAAACATCATCACATCCACCCAGGCCAAAGGATTAGGAAATTTTGTGTCCAAATTCGCCCTCCCAGCACTGCTGTTCAAGAACATGGTCCTGTTAGACTTTGGTAATGTCATCTGGCCATTCCTATGGAGCATCCTCATcgccaaagtgtgtgtgtttttccttgtGTGTGTCCTCACGTTGGTGGTTGCAAGTCCTGACAATCGCTTAAGCAAAGCTGGGATTTACTCAATATTTGCCACCCAAAGCAATGATTTTGCTCTGGGATATCCCATAG TTGAGGCCCTGTATCAGAGCACATACCCAGATTACCTCCAGTACATCTACCTGGTTGCACCTGTGTCCCTGATGATTCTAAATCCCATTGGCTTCGTCTTCTGTGAGATCCAGAAGTGGAAGAATCAGGAAAACCACCAGCAGAGCAAACTACTGATTATGGGACTCGTGGTCTTAAAGGTCTTGAAGAACCCCATAGTATTCATGGTTATCATCGGCCTCATCGCCCACTTTGTCCTACAACAGAAAATTCCTGCTTTCATGTCCCAGTTTGTGGATGGTTTGGCAAACTCTTTTGGGGGAGCAGCTCTCTTCTACCTCGGTCTGTCCATGGTGGGTCAGTTAAGAAAACTCACCCGGTCCACAGTGGTGACACTGATATTACTCCTTACAGCCAAACT GTTGCTAATGCCCCTGATCTGCAAGAACATGGTGGATCTGTTGGACCGAGGCAACACCAGTGCATTGAACCACTCAAGCCTCTCCAATTACGCCTTTATTTATGGAGTGTTTCCCACCGCACCAAGTGTGGCTATCTATGCTGTGTATTACAATGTAGAGCTAGAAGTT gTTACCTCTGGGATGGTGATCAGCACTTTTCTCTCAGCTCCAATAATGTACGTGTCTGCCTGGTTGCTGTCGATCCCTTGGATGGATCCACAGCTTTTGATGAACTTGCTGCAGAGTGTCACCTTTGACATAAGCATTGTTAGCTTAGTTGCACTG GTGTGGACAATTGCTGTTATGTTTTTAAGTAAGAAATTCAAAAGGCTACCTCATATGTTAACAGTGAACCTCTTCCTTGCACAG TTCATAACTTGTATTGCGATGATCCTGTGGAACTTTGTGGTAAAAGAGGACAACTTTGTTGGGCAGGTCCTGACTTTCACATTACTCTGTACCTCACTCTACAGCACCTATGTGTGGCCAG gcCTGATAGCGCTCTCTCTCGTGCTCATGAAGAGCCATGACAATCTGAGGGTTTCACCAGGCATGTTTGGCCTTGTAGGCTGGGG GGTTCCAGCCTTAGCAACTGCTGTGCTACTCATTTCTGGTGAAAAAATGTCTGACACGATTGATTCATCGTTCTTTTATGGGAAACCACAG ATCATCTGCACCTCGGTTATAGCTGCCCTCAGTATACTGCTGGGAGGAGGCTCTCTTGTGTGTATCAGTAGAGGAAGCTGGGCCCAAAATCAACATATCCAAGAAGGAAGCTCTGCAGAGGCTCTTGTGACTGAAGTTGAACCAGAAATTGAGAACCTGTTTGAGCCTGCCCCCCCTTCAGGAGAGCTAAACAGAG CGTGCCTTATATGTGACTGTGCACCAGCCCAGGCCATGCCTGACATGATCATCAGCACTACTATAAATAACACGGCAAGAACCCCCACAG GTCAGTGTGAGAACAGCTGTGAATCCACAGACTGTCTGCTTGTTCAAGTGGAGGAGCTCCAACAGGTTGCAGATAGACAAGTGGCCCGTCACGTGCTCTTATGTCTGCTCCTGACTGTCAGCTTGCTCGCT AACTTCTTCAGCTGCTTGTGGATGCTCTTCAATCGTCTTCCTGGGAGACTCTACTTGGAGCTGCAATTCTTCTGTGCTGTGGCCAACTATGGACAG GGTTTCCTCTCGTTTGCTCTGTTTGGACTGGACAAGCACTTGATCATTCTGCCCTTTAAGAAGAG GTTCCTTCGTCTGTGGAATAGAAACAAGCAAGAGCAGCAGCCGCAGACGGATTTGTCAGAGGACATCAGGATGACCTGCACCCAGTTCACTAAATACCACAAAGACCAGTGTTTTCATGACATAGTCCAAAGGAGGAG GTGTGGGAAGAGGACGATGGTGGACTGTTTTCTTGGCTGTGAACTTGTGGAGTGGCTTCAGCAGGTGGGCTTGGCTCAGGATGTTGGTGAGGCAGTACTGTATGGAACAAAGTTACAGCAGGGGGGTGTGCTCCAGCACATCAATCAAGAACACAGCTTCCAAGACAGCAGCCTTTATTACAGATTCTTgatttaa
- the gpr155a gene encoding lysosomal cholesterol signaling protein isoform X2, protein MMEVAGGTTNFNFSYEEEEDPDSSAVSGTMSIDRLFPALLECFGIILCGYIAGRANIITSTQAKGLGNFVSKFALPALLFKNMVLLDFGNVIWPFLWSILIAKVCVFFLVCVLTLVVASPDNRLSKAGIYSIFATQSNDFALGYPIVEALYQSTYPDYLQYIYLVAPVSLMILNPIGFVFCEIQKWKNQENHQQSKLLIMGLVVLKVLKNPIVFMVIIGLIAHFVLQQKIPAFMSQFVDGLANSFGGAALFYLGLSMVGQLRKLTRSTVVTLILLLTAKLLLMPLICKNMVDLLDRGNTSALNHSSLSNYAFIYGVFPTAPSVAIYAVYYNVELEVVTSGMVISTFLSAPIMYVSAWLLSIPWMDPQLLMNLLQSVTFDISIVSLVALVWTIAVMFLSKKFKRLPHMLTVNLFLAQFITCIAMILWNFVVKEDNFVGQVLTFTLLCTSLYSTYVWPGLIALSLVLMKSHDNLRVSPGMFGLVGWGVPALATAVLLISGEKMSDTIDSSFFYGKPQIICTSVIAALSILLGGGSLVCISRGSWAQNQHIQEGSSAEALVTEVEPEIENLFEPAPPSGELNRGQCENSCESTDCLLVQVEELQQVADRQVARHVLLCLLLTVSLLANFFSCLWMLFNRLPGRLYLELQFFCAVANYGQGFLSFALFGLDKHLIILPFKKRFLRLWNRNKQEQQPQTDLSEDIRMTCTQFTKYHKDQCFHDIVQRRRCGKRTMVDCFLGCELVEWLQQVGLAQDVGEAVLYGTKLQQGGVLQHINQEHSFQDSSLYYRFLI, encoded by the exons ATGATGGAGGTGGCAGGCGGAACTACAAACTTCAACTTTTcatatgaggaggaggaggacccgGACTCTTCTGCTGTGTCAGGCACCATGAGCATTGACAGACTCTTCCCGGCTCTCTTGGAGTGCTTTGGGATAATATTATGTGGATACATCGCAGGGAGGGCAAACATCATCACATCCACCCAGGCCAAAGGATTAGGAAATTTTGTGTCCAAATTCGCCCTCCCAGCACTGCTGTTCAAGAACATGGTCCTGTTAGACTTTGGTAATGTCATCTGGCCATTCCTATGGAGCATCCTCATcgccaaagtgtgtgtgtttttccttgtGTGTGTCCTCACGTTGGTGGTTGCAAGTCCTGACAATCGCTTAAGCAAAGCTGGGATTTACTCAATATTTGCCACCCAAAGCAATGATTTTGCTCTGGGATATCCCATAG TTGAGGCCCTGTATCAGAGCACATACCCAGATTACCTCCAGTACATCTACCTGGTTGCACCTGTGTCCCTGATGATTCTAAATCCCATTGGCTTCGTCTTCTGTGAGATCCAGAAGTGGAAGAATCAGGAAAACCACCAGCAGAGCAAACTACTGATTATGGGACTCGTGGTCTTAAAGGTCTTGAAGAACCCCATAGTATTCATGGTTATCATCGGCCTCATCGCCCACTTTGTCCTACAACAGAAAATTCCTGCTTTCATGTCCCAGTTTGTGGATGGTTTGGCAAACTCTTTTGGGGGAGCAGCTCTCTTCTACCTCGGTCTGTCCATGGTGGGTCAGTTAAGAAAACTCACCCGGTCCACAGTGGTGACACTGATATTACTCCTTACAGCCAAACT GTTGCTAATGCCCCTGATCTGCAAGAACATGGTGGATCTGTTGGACCGAGGCAACACCAGTGCATTGAACCACTCAAGCCTCTCCAATTACGCCTTTATTTATGGAGTGTTTCCCACCGCACCAAGTGTGGCTATCTATGCTGTGTATTACAATGTAGAGCTAGAAGTT gTTACCTCTGGGATGGTGATCAGCACTTTTCTCTCAGCTCCAATAATGTACGTGTCTGCCTGGTTGCTGTCGATCCCTTGGATGGATCCACAGCTTTTGATGAACTTGCTGCAGAGTGTCACCTTTGACATAAGCATTGTTAGCTTAGTTGCACTG GTGTGGACAATTGCTGTTATGTTTTTAAGTAAGAAATTCAAAAGGCTACCTCATATGTTAACAGTGAACCTCTTCCTTGCACAG TTCATAACTTGTATTGCGATGATCCTGTGGAACTTTGTGGTAAAAGAGGACAACTTTGTTGGGCAGGTCCTGACTTTCACATTACTCTGTACCTCACTCTACAGCACCTATGTGTGGCCAG gcCTGATAGCGCTCTCTCTCGTGCTCATGAAGAGCCATGACAATCTGAGGGTTTCACCAGGCATGTTTGGCCTTGTAGGCTGGGG GGTTCCAGCCTTAGCAACTGCTGTGCTACTCATTTCTGGTGAAAAAATGTCTGACACGATTGATTCATCGTTCTTTTATGGGAAACCACAG ATCATCTGCACCTCGGTTATAGCTGCCCTCAGTATACTGCTGGGAGGAGGCTCTCTTGTGTGTATCAGTAGAGGAAGCTGGGCCCAAAATCAACATATCCAAGAAGGAAGCTCTGCAGAGGCTCTTGTGACTGAAGTTGAACCAGAAATTGAGAACCTGTTTGAGCCTGCCCCCCCTTCAGGAGAGCTAAACAGAG GTCAGTGTGAGAACAGCTGTGAATCCACAGACTGTCTGCTTGTTCAAGTGGAGGAGCTCCAACAGGTTGCAGATAGACAAGTGGCCCGTCACGTGCTCTTATGTCTGCTCCTGACTGTCAGCTTGCTCGCT AACTTCTTCAGCTGCTTGTGGATGCTCTTCAATCGTCTTCCTGGGAGACTCTACTTGGAGCTGCAATTCTTCTGTGCTGTGGCCAACTATGGACAG GGTTTCCTCTCGTTTGCTCTGTTTGGACTGGACAAGCACTTGATCATTCTGCCCTTTAAGAAGAG GTTCCTTCGTCTGTGGAATAGAAACAAGCAAGAGCAGCAGCCGCAGACGGATTTGTCAGAGGACATCAGGATGACCTGCACCCAGTTCACTAAATACCACAAAGACCAGTGTTTTCATGACATAGTCCAAAGGAGGAG GTGTGGGAAGAGGACGATGGTGGACTGTTTTCTTGGCTGTGAACTTGTGGAGTGGCTTCAGCAGGTGGGCTTGGCTCAGGATGTTGGTGAGGCAGTACTGTATGGAACAAAGTTACAGCAGGGGGGTGTGCTCCAGCACATCAATCAAGAACACAGCTTCCAAGACAGCAGCCTTTATTACAGATTCTTgatttaa
- the LOC109984398 gene encoding lysosomal cholesterol signaling protein-like yields the protein MSSDKLCPALLECFGIILCGYIAGRANIITSTQAKGLGHFVSKFALPALLFKNMVLLDFGNVIWPFLWSILIAKVCVFFLVCVLTLVVASPDNRFNKAGIFSIFATQSNDFALGYPIVEALYKRTNPQYLQYIYLVAPVSLMILNPIGFAFCEIQKWRNQDNHQQSKFLIVGHVLLQVLKNPIVFMVIIGLIAHLILQHSIPAFMTEFVDCLADSFGGAALFYLGLSMVGQLRKLTRSTFVTLILLLTAKLLLMPLICKNMVDLLDQDNTSALNHSSLSNYAFIYGVLPSAPSVAIYAVYYNVEVEVVTSGMVICTFLSAPIMYVSAWLLSIHRMDAQRVMVSLQSVTFHMSILSLFLLVWTFTVIFLSKKIKRLPHILTVNLFVAQFITCIGMILWSYVVEGTDFVGQVLTFTLLCTSLYSTYVWPAIIALSLVLVKKYGDLKVSPGVLVLAGWGVPAVVTAVLLFSGEKVSDMIDSSFIYGKPQIICTSVVAALSLLLGGGCLMCLSRGSRTQTTDQTRDGNSVVAPVTEEIQTKFDPVNPSVELNGGEFEKTCTSTDHLLVHVDGLQQVADRQVSRHELLCLLLTVILLANFSSCLWLLFYRVPGRLYLELQFFCAVANYGQGFLSFAVFGLDKHLLILLFCKRFGKKDFDIKIRGPIMAPKRRWANMAFKKRRTCKDAMGRKSEESPLNIQNLISDGSEKKDPEHKKEEKAQQAASTVEFVQEEKKVIIHYLSTVPDTQTTKEDPRPSGSSEAKPQGINVKRKKRLKR from the exons ATGTCCTCTGACAAGCTTTGTCCGGCTCTCTTGGAGTGCTTTGGGATAATATTATGTGGATACATCGCAGGGAGGGCAAACATCATCACATCCACCCAGGCCAAAGGATTAGGACATTTTGTGTCCAAATTCGCCCTCCCAGCACTGCTGTTCAAGAACATGGTCCTGTTAGACTTTGGTAATGTCATCTGGCCATTCCTATGGAGCATCCTCATcgccaaagtgtgtgtgtttttccttgtGTGTGTCCTCACGTTGGTGGTTGCAAGTCCTGACAATCGCTTCAACAAAGCTGGGATTTTCTCAATATTTGCCACCCAAAGCAATGATTTTGCTCTGGGATATCCCATAG TTGAGGCCTTGTACAAGAGAACCAACCCACAATACCTCCAGTACATCTACCTGGTTGCACCTGTGTCCCTGATGATTCTAAATCCCATTGGCTTTGCCTTCTGTGAGATCCAGAAATGGAGGAATCAGGACAACCACCAGCAGAGCAAATTTTTGATTGTGGGACATGTATTATTACAGGTTCTGAAGAACCCCATAGTATTCATGGTTATCATCGGCCTCATTGCCCACCTTATTCTTCAACACAGCATTCCTGCATTCATGACTGAATTTGTGGATTGCTTGGCTGACTCTTTTGGGGGAGCAGCTCTCTTCTACCTCGGTCTGTCCATGGTGGGTCAGTTAAGGAAACTCACCCGTTCCACATTTGTGACACTGATATTACTCCTTACAGCCAAACT GTTGCTAATGCCCCTGATCTGCAAGAACATGGTGGATCTGTTGGACCAAGACAACACCAGTGCATTGAACCACTCAAGCCTCTCCAATTACGCCTTTATTTATGGAGTGTTACCCTCCGCACCAAGTGTGGCTATCTATGCTGTCTATTACAATGTAGAGGTTGAAGTT GTCACCTCTGGGATGGTGATCTGCACTTTTCTCTCAGCTCCAATAATGTACGTGTCTGCCTGGTTGCTGTCGATCCATCGAATGGATGCACAGCGTGTGATGGTTTCACTTCAGAGTGTTACCTTTCACATGAGCATACTGAGCTTGTTTTTACTG gTGTGGACatttactgttatttttttgAGTAAGAAAATTAAAAGACTACCTCATATATTGACAGTCAACCTTTTCGTGGCACAG TTTATAACTTGCATTGGGATGATCCTGTGGAGCTACGTGGTTGAAGGGACAGACTTTGTCGGGCAGGTCCTGACCTTCACATTACTCTGTACCTCACTCTACAGCACCTATGTGTGGCCAG CTATAATAGCCCTCTCTCTTGTGCTCGTTAAGAAGTATGGGGATCTGAAAGTTTCACCAGGCGTGTTAGTCCTTGCAGGCTGGGG GGTTCCAGCCGTGGTGACAGCTGTGTTGCTCTTTTCTGGAGAAAAAGTATCAGACATGATTGACTCATCGTTCATTTATGGCAAACCACAG ATAATCTGCACCTCTGTTGTAGCTGCCCTCAGTTTACTGCTGGGAGGGGGTTGTCTTATGTGTCTCAGCAGAGGAAGCAGGACCCAGACCACAGACCAGACCAGAGACGGAAACTCTGTCGTGGCTCCTGTGACTGAAGAAATCCAGACGAAGTTTGACCCTGTCAACCCATCAGTCGAGCTTAATGGAG GTGAGTTTGAGAAAACATGCACATCCACAGACCACCTGCTTGTTCATGTGGATGGACTCCAACAGGTTGCAGACAGACAAGTTTCCCGTCATGAGCTCTTGTGTCTGCTCCTGACTGTCATCTTGCTTGCT AACTTCTCCAGCTGCTTGTGGTTGCTCTTTTATCGCGTCCCTGGGCGACTCTACTTGGAGCTGCAGTTCTTCTGTGCTGTGGCCAACTATGGACAG ggttttctctcttttgctgtGTTCGGTCTGGACAAGCACTTGTTGATACTTCTATTTTGCAAAAg gtttggaaaaaaagacTTCGATATCAAAATCAGGGGCCCTATCATGGCCCCTAAGAGGAGATGGGCTAATATGGCCTTCAAGAAGAGGAGGACTTGTAAGGATGCAATGGGGAGAAAGTCAGAGGAAAGCCCTCTAAACATACAGAATCTGATCAGCGAtggctcagaaaaaaaagacccagagcataaaaaagaggaaaaagcacAACAGGCGGCTTCAACAGTAGAATTTgtacaagaagagaaaaaggtgaTCATCCATTACCTCTCCACTGTACCTGATACACAGACAACAAAGGAGGATCCAAGGCCCAGTGGATCAAGTGAAGCAAAACCACAGGGGATCAACgtcaagaggaaaaagaggTTGAAAAGataa
- the LOC109984368 gene encoding acetylcholine receptor subunit alpha, whose translation MNTFIFIFPLVILAGTAWASKDEAQLVKTLFTGYNKVVRPVTHFKDPVVVTVGLQLIQLISVDEVNQIVSSNVRLKQKWKDVNLIWNPEDYGGIKKIRVPSTDIWRPDLVLYNNADGDFAIVHETKVLLEYTGMITWNPPAIFKSYCEIIVLHFPFDLQNCSMKLGTWSYDGNLVVVNADSDRPDLSNFMESGEWVMKDFRSWKHWVYYACCPDTPYLDITYHFLMLRLPLYFIVNVIIPCMLFSFLTGLVFYLPTDSGEKMTLSISVLLSLTVFLLVIVELIPSTSSAVPLIGKYMLFTMVFVIASIIITVIVINTHHRSPSTHTMPDWVRKVFIETIPNLMFFSTMKRPGKEKQQIKSIYGADFDISDISGNQTTPVPYQSPITQNPDVRSAIEGIKYIAETMKSDEESNNAAEEWKFVAMVLDHILLCVFMAVCLIGTLGVFAGRLIELSML comes from the exons gCACTGCCTGGGCCTCGAAAGATGAAGCACAACTCGTCAAAACCCTCTTCACAGGCTACAATAAGGTCGTCCGTCCTGTCACTCACTTCAAGGACCCTGTGGTTGTAACTGTGGGCCTTCAGCTCATCCAGCTCATCAGTGTG GACGAGGTCAACCAAATCGTCAGCAGCAATGTGCGACTGAAACAG aaaTGGAAAGATGTGAACTTGATTTGGAATCCAGAGGATTACGGCGGCATCAAAAAGATCAGAGTTCCCTCCACTGACATTTGGCGCCCTGATCTGGTTCTCTACAACAA CGCTGATGGTGACTTTGCCATCGTTCATGAGACCAAAGTGTTGCTGGAGTACACAGGGATGATCACATGGAACCCACCTGCCATCTTCAAGAGCTACTGTGAAATTATTGTGCTGCATTTCCCCTTTGACCTCCAGAACTGCAGTATGAAACTGGGGACCTGGTCCTACGATGGAAACCTGGTCGTTGTTAATGCT GACAGTGACCGTCCTGATCTGAGTAACTTCATGGAAAGTGGAGAGTGGGTGATGAAGGATTTCCGTAGCTGGAAGCACTGGGTTTACTACGCCTGCTGCCCTGATACCCCTTACCTGGACATCACCTATCACTTCCTCATGCTGAGGCTCCCATTGTACTTCATCGTAAATGTCATCATCCCCTGCATGCTTTTCTCCTTTCTCACTGGACTGGTCTTCTATCTCCCTACAGACTCAG GTGAGAAGATGACCCTCAGCATCTCCGTCttattgtctctcactgtgtTCCTTCTGGTCATCGTCGAGCTGATCCCCTCAACCTCCAGCGCCGTACCCCTCATTGGGAAATATATGCTCTTTACTATGGTCTTCGTCATTGCCTCGATCATCATCACGGTCATTGTCATCAACACCCACCACCGCTCACCAAGCACTCACACCATGCCTGACTGGGTCCGCAAG GTTTTTATTGAAACCATTCCAAATCTCATGTTCTTCTCAACGATGAAACGTCCAGgaaaagagaagcagcagaTCAAGAGTATCTATGGTGCTGACTTTGACATCTCAGACATCTCTGGAAACCAAACCACTCCTGTTCCGTACCAGTCACCCATCACCCAGAACCCTGATGTCCGCAGTGCCATTGAAGGAATCAAGTACATCGCTGAAACCATGAAATCAGACGAGGAATCCAACAAT GCTGCTGAAGAATGGAAGTTTGTGGCCATGGTGTTGGATcatatcctgctgtgtgtgttcatggcgGTGTGTCTAATCGGGACATTAGGAGTGTTCGCCGGCCGTCTCATTGAGCTGAGCATGCTTTAA